A genomic segment from Brucella pseudogrignonensis encodes:
- a CDS encoding IclR family transcriptional regulator — MAHHDEEHDDPMLVRAVEKAFRVLETFDAVNSRQTLTQLAQRAGIDRSAAQRFAHTLLYLGYLQKVPNSKTYELSAKSLNMGYRYTRSSQLVQRAHPYLMHLNRSTGETISLTLRDDTDIIYLARYLSANTLDNDVIVGSKLPAYCSAAGLVFLAGLQDEQINDILARSDLRAYTPKTIFEPEQIWQRVYETRQRGFAIAVEQVYANDIALAAPIHLPDGHTTAAVVLAASNLRYDENTITRQFVPMMISATRSVTQILT; from the coding sequence ATGGCGCATCACGACGAAGAACATGACGATCCAATGCTGGTTCGGGCCGTCGAAAAGGCGTTTCGCGTTCTCGAGACTTTTGATGCGGTTAATTCTCGTCAAACGTTGACTCAGCTTGCCCAGCGCGCGGGCATTGACCGCTCTGCTGCGCAGCGCTTTGCACATACTTTGCTATACCTTGGTTATCTTCAAAAAGTACCAAATTCGAAGACGTATGAGCTTTCAGCCAAGTCGCTGAATATGGGTTACCGCTATACGCGATCCAGCCAGTTGGTGCAGCGTGCGCATCCATATTTGATGCATCTTAATCGCAGTACGGGAGAGACAATCTCTCTGACGTTGCGCGATGACACCGATATTATTTATCTGGCCCGCTATCTGTCCGCGAATACACTCGACAACGATGTGATCGTTGGAAGCAAGCTTCCCGCTTATTGCTCTGCTGCGGGATTGGTTTTTCTCGCCGGATTACAGGATGAGCAAATTAACGATATCCTCGCGCGAAGTGACTTGCGCGCTTATACGCCTAAAACGATCTTCGAGCCCGAACAGATATGGCAGCGGGTTTATGAGACCCGTCAGCGCGGATTTGCGATTGCGGTAGAGCAGGTTTACGCCAATGATATCGCCTTGGCCGCACCAATCCATTTGCCTGATGGTCACACGACTGCTGCCGTGGTGCTCGCTGCGTCTAACCTGCGCTATGATGAAAATACCATCACCCGCCAGTTTGTACCCATGATGATTTCAGCTACACGATCGGTGACGCAAATTCTTACCTGA
- a CDS encoding transporter substrate-binding domain-containing protein, producing the protein MMRMIAAALLACSAAVASVPAMAESVWDKIERTGEVVCGGVRNYPPTSFHVGGELEYAGYGPRVCRQMAADLGKAMGKDLKLKWREVTWQSIVLDLQSGRLDIFPGMTATEERKKALAMAGPVWQMSDCVIGSKAKQPMATWEEYNNPDVTFAMVTGTAQTNFIKESMPKAKIMSLKEMSEAIMAVQSGRADYMIQELPICVKTFSTAPAVFSSYTVPTPPHGIPVSAATRIDEDGRVQAFLQKWAEENRASQAIVPLLIEGFKDAGMDTSVISEGVRF; encoded by the coding sequence ATGATGAGGATGATCGCAGCTGCATTGTTGGCCTGTTCGGCAGCCGTTGCCAGTGTGCCAGCTATGGCTGAATCTGTATGGGACAAGATTGAACGCACCGGTGAAGTTGTTTGCGGCGGTGTCCGTAACTACCCACCAACGTCCTTTCATGTTGGTGGCGAGCTCGAATATGCTGGCTATGGCCCGCGCGTTTGTCGTCAGATGGCTGCTGATCTTGGCAAGGCTATGGGTAAAGACCTCAAGCTCAAATGGCGTGAAGTCACGTGGCAGAGCATCGTTCTCGACCTGCAATCTGGCCGTCTCGATATTTTCCCGGGAATGACTGCTACGGAAGAGCGCAAAAAGGCGCTGGCCATGGCTGGTCCTGTTTGGCAGATGTCTGATTGCGTGATTGGCTCAAAAGCGAAACAACCAATGGCCACTTGGGAAGAATATAACAACCCAGACGTCACTTTTGCTATGGTGACGGGTACAGCGCAGACCAACTTCATTAAAGAAAGCATGCCAAAAGCCAAGATTATGAGCTTGAAGGAAATGAGCGAAGCCATCATGGCCGTTCAGTCCGGTCGTGCAGATTACATGATCCAGGAGCTGCCGATTTGCGTCAAAACATTCTCGACCGCTCCAGCTGTGTTCTCCAGCTATACGGTTCCGACACCACCGCATGGCATTCCTGTTTCAGCGGCAACACGTATCGATGAAGATGGTCGCGTTCAGGCATTTCTTCAGAAGTGGGCAGAAGAAAACCGCGCAAGTCAGGCAATTGTTCCTTTGCTAATTGAAGGCTTCAAGGATGCGGGAATGGATACTTCCGTGATTTCTGAAGGTGTTCGTTTCTGA
- a CDS encoding amino acid ABC transporter permease — protein sequence MYQFDWSVILDGQLWLNAIGVTIAYAVVTSLAGLLIGIILGLALVSRIPVLKWLINAYIHLFRCTPLLVQIVWFFYALPMLTGYTLPDWFAAGLGLTLYMGAFAAEIFRAGVISIDRGQWEASTVLGFSYVTKMRHIILPQATRRMIPPIVSQTILQLKNTSLLSVVAVPDIMYAAGSLTMETYRPLEVYTFAALLYLVILTPVTLIANRFEIKH from the coding sequence ATGTACCAATTTGACTGGTCCGTTATTCTTGACGGGCAATTGTGGCTTAACGCAATCGGTGTAACCATTGCTTATGCGGTTGTAACGTCGCTCGCAGGCCTTCTCATCGGCATCATTCTTGGGCTTGCTCTGGTGTCGCGGATACCTGTGCTCAAGTGGCTTATAAATGCCTATATCCACTTGTTCCGCTGTACGCCTCTGCTGGTTCAGATTGTTTGGTTCTTTTATGCCCTGCCAATGTTGACTGGCTATACCTTGCCAGATTGGTTTGCCGCTGGCCTGGGTCTGACACTCTATATGGGCGCATTTGCAGCCGAAATTTTCCGCGCAGGCGTTATCTCCATAGACCGTGGCCAATGGGAAGCATCAACTGTGCTTGGCTTCTCCTACGTCACGAAGATGCGCCACATCATTCTACCCCAAGCAACACGCAGAATGATCCCTCCAATCGTAAGTCAGACAATTCTGCAGCTTAAAAACACGTCTCTTCTGTCTGTCGTTGCCGTGCCTGACATTATGTATGCGGCGGGTAGCCTGACGATGGAAACCTACAGGCCTCTGGAAGTCTACACATTCGCAGCACTGCTATATCTCGTCATTCTGACACCCGTAACTTTGATCGCCAATCGCTTTGAAATCAAACACTAG
- a CDS encoding amino acid ABC transporter ATP-binding protein — protein MINVKNLRKTFGTHEVLKGIDLAVNRGDVAVLIGPSGCGKSTLLRCLDLLEQPTEGRIEIAGKSLEFTPKSKFSERVQADFRAKTGMVFQGFHLFPHMTVLQNVMSGPLLNKLKTKQQSKELAMSLLKRVGLADKIDLYPQQISGGQAQRVAIARALALEPEVMLFDEPTSALDPELVGEVLDVMQGLAADGTTMIVVTHEMSFARNVASKVIFMEGGHVVETGAPDDVLRNPQTDRLKSFLSKVEH, from the coding sequence ATGATTAATGTAAAAAATCTGCGAAAAACATTTGGTACGCATGAAGTTCTCAAGGGAATTGATCTCGCGGTAAATCGCGGTGATGTAGCCGTTCTTATTGGCCCATCCGGTTGTGGAAAATCGACCCTGCTCCGCTGTCTTGATTTGCTTGAGCAGCCAACTGAAGGTCGTATTGAAATCGCGGGTAAGAGCCTCGAGTTTACACCCAAGAGTAAATTCTCCGAACGGGTACAGGCTGATTTTCGCGCGAAAACAGGCATGGTCTTTCAGGGCTTTCACCTGTTCCCGCATATGACGGTCTTGCAGAACGTTATGTCAGGGCCGCTGCTCAACAAGCTCAAAACCAAGCAGCAATCCAAAGAGCTGGCGATGTCGCTGCTTAAGCGCGTCGGACTGGCCGATAAGATCGATCTCTACCCTCAACAAATTTCAGGCGGGCAAGCACAACGTGTTGCAATCGCACGCGCACTGGCATTGGAGCCGGAAGTCATGTTGTTTGATGAGCCGACATCCGCCCTTGATCCTGAACTCGTCGGGGAAGTTCTCGATGTGATGCAGGGACTAGCAGCCGATGGAACAACCATGATCGTGGTGACACACGAAATGAGCTTCGCGCGCAATGTGGCATCAAAGGTCATCTTCATGGAAGGCGGACATGTCGTCGAGACGGGCGCACCAGACGACGTCTTGCGTAACCCGCAAACTGATCGGCTGAAGTCCTTCCTGTCCAAGGTCGAACATTAA
- a CDS encoding dihydrodipicolinate synthase family protein — translation MKHSDLQGMYPAIPTPLTDDGKLDVAKLETLIEFNLAGGAKGLAPIGGTGEFTALSSETRLAVVRETVRIVNGRVPVVAGVVSPGWAEAVEHGKAFKEAGADALLLVTPFYVIPSQQGVIDYFHAYRQTVDLPIVYYDVPSRTSFVTAVETLKTLGEDGTIIGAKICNTDAYYFNRLSAAIGDKIALLSGDDMMYAVHIMYGATGGILASAPMLPAFWTRIHDTLISGNYAEGIALHRQLLPTFAALFNEVNPGPLKSMMADLGMPVGPVSLPLRAPNETTLSLISKAIEGLKAQGIA, via the coding sequence ATGAAACATTCTGACTTGCAGGGTATGTATCCTGCAATTCCGACACCGCTGACTGATGATGGAAAACTCGATGTCGCGAAACTGGAAACCCTGATCGAATTCAACCTGGCTGGCGGAGCAAAGGGACTTGCACCGATTGGCGGTACAGGCGAATTTACGGCCTTGTCGTCAGAAACACGCCTTGCTGTCGTTCGCGAAACTGTTCGTATCGTCAATGGTAGGGTTCCGGTTGTTGCTGGCGTTGTGTCCCCCGGTTGGGCAGAAGCTGTTGAACATGGAAAGGCATTTAAGGAAGCGGGTGCGGACGCTCTTCTTCTGGTAACGCCTTTCTATGTCATTCCAAGCCAACAGGGCGTCATTGACTATTTCCACGCCTATCGTCAGACAGTCGATCTGCCTATTGTTTACTACGATGTCCCTTCTCGCACGAGCTTTGTGACGGCTGTTGAAACACTCAAAACATTGGGTGAAGACGGAACGATCATCGGCGCCAAAATCTGCAATACCGATGCCTATTACTTCAATCGCTTATCGGCAGCGATTGGCGACAAGATTGCTCTGCTTTCCGGCGATGACATGATGTATGCCGTGCATATCATGTATGGCGCGACGGGCGGAATACTTGCCAGCGCGCCGATGTTGCCAGCATTCTGGACCCGTATTCACGACACGCTTATCAGCGGCAACTATGCTGAGGGTATTGCGCTGCATCGTCAGCTACTTCCGACTTTTGCAGCACTTTTCAACGAAGTGAACCCTGGTCCGCTCAAGTCCATGATGGCTGATCTCGGCATGCCTGTCGGTCCGGTTTCATTGCCGCTTAGAGCGCCGAATGAGACAACCCTCAGCCTTATTTCCAAGGCTATTGAAGGTCTGAAAGCGCAAGGGATCGCGTAA
- a CDS encoding alpha-hydroxy acid oxidase — protein sequence MAGGAEFLDFAEAREKARSFLPRALFDYIDRGTEAEDAIAALHRGFQAKRIVPHVLRPVASPALSTSYLGHDHSCPFVIAPTALAGMVRYNGEVVMARAAKAAGLPFVVATQSSTSIEHISDGAPGSELWFQLYVWNDRNETWKLLERVKSCGVETLVLTVDTPASPKKIHNRRNGFGVPLQPSATLALDLMAHPRWTLGVMGRYALGNGFPSYAHYPGAVAKAVTQSIRDPRFALDMVLDLEFLKELRRQWPHKLVIKGVMAVSDAVAMFEAGCDGVVVSAHGGRNMDSAALPLEVLPRIRDAVGPDKTLFSDSGVRRGSDAAKLLAAGADGVFLGRAPLYGLAADGSDGVVRIVDQLRDELRSFLAFAGAPTIPDLRQSEWIG from the coding sequence ATGGCAGGCGGGGCGGAGTTTCTGGATTTTGCAGAGGCGAGAGAAAAGGCGAGGTCTTTTCTCCCCCGCGCTCTATTTGATTATATTGATCGGGGCACGGAAGCGGAAGACGCGATAGCAGCACTTCATCGTGGCTTCCAGGCAAAACGCATCGTCCCCCATGTGCTGCGCCCCGTCGCGTCACCGGCCCTATCAACAAGCTATCTTGGTCACGATCATAGTTGCCCCTTCGTGATTGCTCCTACCGCGCTGGCAGGTATGGTTCGATATAATGGCGAGGTCGTTATGGCGCGCGCAGCAAAAGCTGCGGGCCTGCCATTTGTTGTCGCTACCCAATCATCAACAAGCATTGAGCATATTTCGGACGGTGCACCGGGGAGCGAACTTTGGTTTCAGCTCTATGTGTGGAATGATCGCAACGAGACATGGAAACTGCTGGAACGCGTAAAATCATGTGGCGTCGAAACACTCGTCCTAACGGTGGATACACCCGCATCACCCAAGAAAATTCATAACCGGCGCAATGGCTTTGGTGTTCCGTTGCAACCCTCCGCCACTCTGGCGCTCGACTTGATGGCTCATCCACGCTGGACACTTGGCGTTATGGGACGCTATGCGCTCGGCAATGGCTTCCCTTCCTACGCACATTATCCCGGCGCAGTCGCGAAAGCCGTTACGCAATCCATTCGCGATCCGCGCTTCGCATTGGATATGGTTCTAGACCTTGAATTTCTCAAAGAGCTTCGTCGCCAATGGCCACATAAGCTTGTCATCAAAGGTGTCATGGCGGTTAGCGATGCAGTCGCTATGTTTGAAGCAGGCTGCGATGGGGTCGTTGTGTCGGCGCATGGTGGCCGCAATATGGACAGCGCAGCGCTTCCTTTGGAAGTTCTTCCAAGAATACGCGATGCCGTTGGTCCTGATAAAACGCTTTTTTCAGATAGCGGCGTCAGACGTGGTTCGGATGCAGCCAAGTTACTCGCAGCAGGTGCTGACGGTGTATTCTTAGGGCGCGCGCCACTCTATGGACTTGCTGCTGATGGGAGCGATGGCGTTGTTCGCATAGTCGACCAGCTCCGCGATGAGCTTCGATCATTTCTCGCTTTCGCAGGTGCTCCCACCATTCCAGATCTTCGACAATCTGAGTGGATTGGTTAG